The segment GCGATCTGGGCGACATGGCGGATCCTCGCCAGATCTGGGCCGGACAAGTGCTGGAGGTGCGGCTAGGGATGGATCCGCGCAGGCCAGTGGCTTGTGGAGGCAGATGGTAGGTGGTTGGGGCGGCGGGGAGGCTCGTCGGGGTTGGGTGGCTCACCGGGGTAAGGCTCCGCTGGCGCTGGATATGTCTGTTTGTCTCGGGGCTGTTGAGGAAGAAGGTGACttggggagagagaggggggaaaTAAGAGAGAGGCCGACAGGTGGGTCCTCCAGCCACCTCAGCGAACTATCCACGTAGGCATGCCACATCAGcccgacaggtgggcccaaccGGTCAGATCCGCTGTTTTCGCGACCAAATTTGAGCATCAGTGCTCCGCGTTACAGATTAGGCGCGATTTTGGTGGTTTTTTATGCCCTGCCTCAAATATGGTATCGATCTGTTACCCTAGCCCATAATGTGGTGGTTTTGAGTAAATAACTCTGCCTCAAACGCAGCTcagccgccgccgtcgcctccaCGGTCCGCGTCCGCACTCCTTGTCTCGTGGCCCTCAGACGCAGCTTCTGCCCGCGCCCTGCTAACCCTGAAAACTGCCGCGGGGCTATGATTGATTGGTGAGGGGGAAGAGCCGAACAGGAAAGGAGAAAGAGAGGAAGAGGAGCAAGAAGAACatgctgacaggtgggacccattCGTCGGTGTGACAGATAAGCTGGTCCCAGCTGGCGCAGTAAACTGGACTACCCACCTGCATTTCTTCACGCCGCCGTCCACCGCGGAGCTGAGCCGAGCGACCGAGCCCCTCCCACTCCGCACCAGTTCCCCCAACTCTCCCTACCATCTCACGCACGCCGGCCGTCCACCTCGCCGTTTCGGTCCCCGCATTGTCCGGCACCTCTGTTCCCCGCCCGCTCGCCGGAGACTCGCCGCGGTAGGTTTTCTTTCTCCGCATCTGAACTGCTTTTATCCCTTTTACTCTCCGGCCACCGCGTTTCGTGGTTAGATTGGGGTGCCGCGGCGCTGAGTCCCTCAGCGGGGAGGCTGCGAGGGTATCGACTTGGGAAGATGGGTACGATGGTTCTTACCCGATTGCTCCAACTACCACGATTCCACTTTGATGTTCGACGAATCTATTGATGACTTTGTGAGGTGACACTTCTTTTTTCTTTTCAATGAAAAAGGTAACGTATCTGTATGACACATTTTATGGATCACTGGTGCTGTCAAGCTACTGCTGAATATTGATTGGTGGAGATTACAGTATTTCTCAGTTACAGTCTGTATAGCATTGATACACTACCTAAAACAATTCATCAAAAAATATTTGGTCTATCACCTATTGCCTATGTATCTCGCTATGCTTGGCTATTTAGTTTTCAGAGCTATCACCGACTAATCAAACACCACTGCTCCGTTGCTTCTTGGCATATCTCCTCGCCCAGAAAGCATAGTTGATGAGTGCCACAAACTCAAAGCCTGCCAGCAACAAGAAGAAACGATCAAGGCGCGTCCTGTTGAAGTCTGCTCCATCTAGCCACCCTCTTCCGCCATCCCTGTGCCGTGAAGCATTGTTCGCTAGCTGTATGAAGGCACATGCTAACCAGGCTGCTATTCCAGCAACGATGGACTGCATGGCCGGTGCTATCAGCTTCATTTCCGGAGATGACTCGCTCTTTATGAACTCAATCAGTCCGCTGAAGGATGCTGCATCCATGATGCTTAGCAGGAAGAATTGCAGCACCAACCAGAACACGGACATCGGGACACCTGCTCCTGTCAATGTTAGCCCGTGCTGTTCTGCGACTGTCAGCCTTCTTGTTTCCACTAACGCCGCAAGGCATGCTGCTGCTACCCCGCACACCGAGCCAGCACCGATACTCTGCAGTGGGGTGATTCCGTGTGTGTGGCCTGTAAATCTTTTTAGCAGTGGCGTCAATATCTGCCTGTAGCATGGTTGCATAAGCATGTGAAATGCTGTTGGGATTGCAATTAGAGAGGCGGAAGGTATCTGGATCACGCCTATCCCTTTGTCCATGGTGCTGCCGACTTGTATCGTTAGTGTCATTAGCAGCGTGAAGGGCAGGTAGATGAGCAAGCAGCTGATGAAGATTGGAAGCATTCGGGTGATGGCCTTTGTTAACTCCTCGACCTGAGTGGTGCTGCAGAATGAAAATGAATTGTTACCTCCATCAAATATATTCTAGATTTCTCCAAGAATATGCTAAAAGGATTATAGTtgagtacttgagttaatatcaCGATATTGCTACGTCCGGGCATTTCTTTTACTCTTTAAATTGTTGACATCCTAGGTTGTAACACTTCTACTTATTTTCAGAAATATAAATGTACTAACAATTAGCTAAACAGAAGGCAAGAGTTTGGGAATATTGACCACTAAGGAACTTACCCAGTGCTCTTGCTCTCAGATTTGCCTTCCCCATCAACACTATCGGCCGCTCCTATCTCCTGCAGCTCGATAACATCTATGGTAGCAACCTGCCTCTTCTTTGATGAAGTGACAAGAACCTGGAGAATATAACTTGAATGTTGAGAACCATCTGCATCTTcagtttttcttgttttaacttgATAGATGCAGGATGAGACACATTCAATTTTTGAAAATTAGCGTGTTGATTCCTTTATTGCTTGATGAGTAACTAATATGCTAGTTAGGGATGGGACATGGTGACCTTTCAGGATTAAGATTATAAGAATGACTAATCCAGTGCATTGGGATCAAGCAAAATTCTGTTCTACCCTGTAAAACTTGGACCGGATAGTCTAGAATTGTGTTGTTCACTTGGAGTAGGATGTAGGAACGATGACATGAGACTAATGAGTACTGGAACCTTCATAATTAGCATGCATACTGTGCTCTGTATGAAGTTTTACCTGCAATATTCCCTTTAGAGGACTTCCATTAGGCTTCTGTGTTCTATAGAAAGGCAGTCCACTGGCTGCCACAAACAGCCCTACAAGTACAATAAGTGCAGATATCATAAAGCCAagggcccagcccaaattgttctCGATCCAGACTAAGAATACCAATCCCATGAGTGCTCCAACGGAGTTTGCAAACTTGATCCAGCTCAAGAACGTACTCTTGAGATGTGTTTCTTTTGGATCATCATTGCTGAACTGATCTCCACCAAGCAATGGTATGCAAGCACGCATGCAGCCTTCTCCGATGGCAAACATTAATAAGCTCAAGTAGAGCAGTGTTAAGCTCCAACCTTTAGCTGACTCACAGTTGTTTGGTTCTTTGTTTATCTCACAATCCAGAGGATGTAGTGAAGGCAAGTATGCCTGCAATGCTAGCAACATATAGCCCTGTGTCGTTGAACAGAAAATATTTAGAATTCAGGATTTGTCATCTACTTCCACAATCACAATTATTAGATACCTAAATGATCTGATAGTAGTTACTgttaagtactccctccgttccatacaATGACCGCCCGTTGACAACTGGCAGATTGCTCAATCAACGGGCGGTCACTCTCTTCAATTGGTCAGTTACTGAAATAAAATACTATCAACCCTTTGGTTCATGCTCTTATGTTTATTGTCTTTATAGAAGACTAAAATTATATCCTATCTTATACAATAACTGCAGTAGTCAGTAACAAAAAAGAAGGGAACTAAATTCTAGATAATATGCTTCACTACAGCATCTCTACTTCAACCTGGTAGCCGAAATAGAAACTTAAGAAGCCAAAGGGAAACATAAAGCTTCACAGTTTACTTGATAGTACCAAGATAGTGAAGGCCATTAAAAGTTTGCTACTTCACTATTAGGCTTGATTGACATTGCTCTTACAGGGAGTTTAATGGGCAAGGAGAATTACCAGGACTGCAAGGGGACTGAATACAAATATAGCAGTGGTTCGCTGGATATATGCGCCAGCGATAAAGTTCATCAGGGCAGCAAAGAAGAATATTGCACCGACCAGATAGGTGATCACAGCTGAGGAGGTCACAATATCCAGATGTAG is part of the Triticum urartu cultivar G1812 unplaced genomic scaffold, Tu2.1 TuUngrouped_contig_5188, whole genome shotgun sequence genome and harbors:
- the LOC125528892 gene encoding protein NRT1/ PTR FAMILY 4.6-like encodes the protein MELEGCVDWRGNDVDRRKHGGIKATIFLYVLVVLRSCPNSANFSLVAYFHRILHLDIVTSSAVITYLVGAIFFFAALMNFIAGAYIQRTTAIFVFSPLAVLGYMLLALQAYLPSLHPLDCEINKEPNNCESAKGWSLTLLYLSLLMFAIGEGCMRACIPLLGGDQFSNDDPKETHLKSTFLSWIKFANSVGALMGLVFLVWIENNLGWALGFMISALIVLVGLFVAASGLPFYRTQKPNGSPLKGILQVLVTSSKKRQVATIDVIELQEIGAADSVDGEGKSESKSTGTTQVEELTKAITRMLPIFISCLLIYLPFTLLMTLTIQVGSTMDKGIGVIQIPSASLIAIPTAFHMLMQPCYRQILTPLLKRFTGHTHGITPLQSIGAGSVCGVAAACLAALVETRRLTVAEQHGLTLTGAGVPMSVFWLVLQFFLLSIMDAASFSGLIEFIKSESSPEMKLIAPAMQSIVAGIAAWLACAFIQLANNASRHRDGGRGWLDGADFNRTRLDRFFLLLAGFEFVALINYAFWARRYAKKQRSSGV